One Candidatus Latescibacter sp. genomic window, GCCGCTTGCGGCAATGGATAAGAAATAAACCTAACATGATACCCCGCAGATTGTTGCGTTGTAATTCATTTTGTATATTGTATACACCATACTGTATACTGTATCCCAAAATAATGAAATAGTTTCTTAATGATCGTCCTCGCACCCTTTCGATCCGCCAACTCTAAACGACTTCGTTGACAAGGTTTTCCGCATGCATCTCACCAACCGCCATATCCGTGGTTCAATAACAGCTTTACATCATGGCAATCCTTGAATCCCATGAATCATGGTTCAGACTTATTAATCCTGGCTGTCCATTCATCCTGACCATCCGCGGTTCAGACAATTGAGTGTAGGGCAGTTATTAATTCTTGTCTTTTCCTCTGTGCCTTTGTGCCTTTACGCCTTTTCTTTTTTACTTCCCCTCCACTACTTTCAAAGTCTGTCCCGGATCGATATTTCTCAACACCGTTTCCTGCCCTGAGGGAAATGTAACCACGATGTCGTACTTCCGGGAAGAATCGGCGCCAAAATGCACCTGAAGCGGGTTGCCGGGGAAAGTTCCGCTTCCCGCCCAGACTTCGCGGTATCCCCGCAGGGCTGATCTATCCCCCGCCTTTCCGGCGTCGTAGAGGCTGGCCTTGCTCATGACCGCCGAGCGATTGGATTTGGCGCCTTCCAGATTGAGTTTGATGTAATTCCTGTTGTTGGTCTTGTTTTCGAAGAGTTTCCATTCCCCCGGATTACTGGAGCCGGGACGGCGCCAGTTTCCAACTGTAAGATCGAGGTCGCCGTCATTGTCAAGGTCCCCGAACGCGCAGCCATGCCCGTAGTAAACGGAGCCGCCGGTTTTTTCGTGGGCTTCCGTGAATTTCCCCTTGCCGTCGTTCAGCAAAACGAGCGATTCATAGCGGCTGTTGGTAACATAGATATCCAGGTCGCCGTCGTTGTCGATGTCGCCGAACGTAGCGCCGCGGCTGTTGGTCACGATGTCCACTCCGGCCTGTTTTGAAATGTCGGTGAATGTGCCGTTGCCGTTGTTGTGAAAAAGGGTATTGGCGCCGAATTTTGCATCTGCGGACGCGCCGGTGCCGGAGCTGTTGGCGAGAAAAAGGTCCTGAAAACCGTCATTGTCAACATCCAACCAGAGGCAAGTTACATTGTAGCCGTTCGCCTGCATCCCCAGCTTTTTGGTGACATCGGTAAATTTCAGGTTTCCTTCGTTGTGGTAAAGGCGGCGGGCGCCTTGATCATCCTTGTCGTTCAGGTTGCCCACATAGAGATCGGGAAGGCCGTCGTTGTCGTAATCGCAGAACGAGCAGCAGTACCCGTTCCCTTCGTCTGCCACCCCGGCTTGTTTGGCGATATCACGGTAGGCGCCGTCGCCGTTATTTATGAAGAGGGAATTGGCGCAGGTCGGGCCGCTGCGGTAACCGCCCTTGGCGACATAAATATCGAGGAGACCGTCCCCGTTTACATCGGCGGTGGTCACCCCGCAGGAATAGTTGAACGGCCCGCCGTCCAGCCGTGAAGGCACCGCGTATTCCACAAACCCCTCATCTCCGCCGATATAGAAGAAATTGGGCTGCAAGACCTCTCCCCGTTTCTCTGAAAGTGCCTCCAGGTTATTGGCGACAAACATGTCCAGATAGCCGTCATTGTTGAAATCGGCAATGGCTATGCCATGCGTGTCAAAAGGGCATGCGACCCCGTACGATTCGGTAACATCGCGGAAACGGAGCTTCCCCTCGTTGTGAAAGAGCTTGTTACGGCCATACACGACGCTGATGTAGATATCGAGTTTCCCATCCATGTCGAAATCCGCCATGGCGGTGCACTTGCCGTGTCCCTGGTGTATGAAACCTGACTGTTCGGTCACATCCTGGAACAGGACGCCGTTTAAAAAAAGGTTATGGAGTTCATTCTGAGAAAACACCGCTCCCGTTCCAAGAACCATGACCGCAGCGAATACCAGACAGCGTTTCATGACGCCTCCTTTGGTGAGATGAATCAAATTTTCCGATTATGTCATTTTTTAAGTATTTTTGAAAATCACTGTGATTGCACATTTAGATACTGAAACGAGTTCAGGATGACACATGTCATGCCGAACTTGTTTCGGCATCTACTATACGATCGCAAACCTTATCTAGTGACATAACCAGATAAGATTTTAAAAAATCAAGTCAATCATTGAATCATGCAAATCATCAGACTATCTTTTTCCTTCATTCCTTTTCTTTCATTCTGACTCCTGACTTCTGGCTTCTGGATTCTATTTTTCATCCTTTTCTGATATACCATTCCCAGAACGCGCAGAAACTGAACCAGCTTAGCGCGATAAAGAGCGCCCACTTCCAGAGATTGGGCCATGACTTGAGTCCCACCCATATTCCTTTGACGTCGGGAAGGGTGTGGACGGTCAGGTTGGTCAGGCTCTCTTTGGGCATCGGTTTTTCAAAACGGCTCAAAACAATCGCAGCAGCCAGGGTATAAAGGAATGAAAAGAATCCCACATAGGTGAAATTGATAACGGTGAAAACATCCAGTATCACCGCAAAAAGGACGCCGCTGACCATGGCGATAAGCGCGGCGCGGGGTGTGGTGCGGGTGCTGAAAATCCCGACACAGTAAAGGGCGACTACCACTCCGAGCACATCGCCATAGAAGCTCTGGATAAACGTCATGACCGACTGGCTTTTCACGATCAGGGGGAAAAGGGCGATGGTGGCGACCAGGGTGAGCGCTTCGACTATACGGGTTACTTTTTTCAGTTCATTTCCGGTAGCTTGAGGCCGCAGGATGCGCAGGTAGATATCTTTTGAAAACATGGCGCTAGATGCGGTCAGCATGCCATCCACAGTGGAAAGCAGGGCGGCCATGAGTCCGGCTACCAGTATCCCGCGCACGCCGGTCGGGAACATGGTGAGAATGACGTTCATGAAAGCCTCGTCGGGCAGGATATTGGGAGTGATAACCCGCATGATGGCGCCGATAATAAAAGAGCAGAAGGGGTAAAACACCGCCAGAATGCTCATGAACAACAGGGCTTTCTGGGCGTCTTTCTCGCTTTTGGCGGCGAGGAGGCGCTGCGCCATGCTGTAATTGAGCGACATCCAGCCCACTCCGGCGATAGTCGCCCATACCAGAACCGCCTGCAAGGGGAAGTAGATGGTG contains:
- a CDS encoding CRTAC1 family protein yields the protein MKRCLVFAAVMVLGTGAVFSQNELHNLFLNGVLFQDVTEQSGFIHQGHGKCTAMADFDMDGKLDIYISVVYGRNKLFHNEGKLRFRDVTESYGVACPFDTHGIAIADFNNDGYLDMFVANNLEALSEKRGEVLQPNFFYIGGDEGFVEYAVPSRLDGGPFNYSCGVTTADVNGDGLLDIYVAKGGYRSGPTCANSLFINNGDGAYRDIAKQAGVADEGNGYCCSFCDYDNDGLPDLYVGNLNDKDDQGARRLYHNEGNLKFTDVTKKLGMQANGYNVTCLWLDVDNDGFQDLFLANSSGTGASADAKFGANTLFHNNGNGTFTDISKQAGVDIVTNSRGATFGDIDNDGDLDIYVTNSRYESLVLLNDGKGKFTEAHEKTGGSVYYGHGCAFGDLDNDGDLDLTVGNWRRPGSSNPGEWKLFENKTNNRNYIKLNLEGAKSNRSAVMSKASLYDAGKAGDRSALRGYREVWAGSGTFPGNPLQVHFGADSSRKYDIVVTFPSGQETVLRNIDPGQTLKVVEGK
- a CDS encoding sodium/solute symporter (Members of the Solute:Sodium Symporter (SSS), TC 2.A.21 as described in tcdb.org, catalyze solute:Na+ symport. Known solutes for members of the family include sugars, amino acids, nucleosides, inositols, vitamins, urea or anions, depending on the system.), whose product is MNNHIDSLIVAVYFCIVFIAGYFFSRRSISAEEFMTGGHTRTWYQTALTLFAMGADPAVMSVAGLGFLWGFYLIQWPGVHMWFTTWFAAMFLVPIYWRSKITTTPEFLEKRFNLSCRAIFSLIMISILIVTLAGGMFLGALLLKNLLGWSMFASIILISAVVGFYVILGGMKTVLSLDYYQGMFIIVTLLVVTIMAFVKIGGLSKFVATGALGNAGVPLFSIIPPSDWSANTTIYFPLQAVLVWATIAGVGWMSLNYSMAQRLLAAKSEKDAQKALLFMSILAVFYPFCSFIIGAIMRVITPNILPDEAFMNVILTMFPTGVRGILVAGLMAALLSTVDGMLTASSAMFSKDIYLRILRPQATGNELKKVTRIVEALTLVATIALFPLIVKSQSVMTFIQSFYGDVLGVVVALYCVGIFSTRTTPRAALIAMVSGVLFAVILDVFTVINFTYVGFFSFLYTLAAAIVLSRFEKPMPKESLTNLTVHTLPDVKGIWVGLKSWPNLWKWALFIALSWFSFCAFWEWYIRKG